Below is a window of Halolamina sp. CBA1230 DNA.
CGGGGTCGTAGCTCACTACCCCGATCTCGTCGAGTATCGGCAGGTGGGAGTGTCTGAGCCGGAGGATCGTCCGCCACCGGTCGTCGGGGTCGCCGACCGTCCCCGACGCCGTCACGTCCCAGCCGAGGAGCAGGGTTGCGAGCTCCTCGACGGTCCGTTCCTCCTCGTCGAGCAGCAGGGAGAGGAGCCGTCGACGCTCCCGCGACGCGAGGGCCCGATAGAGCTCGTCGTCGAACGCCAGTGCGGGCTCACCCGACGCCTCGTCCGACTGCGGTCCGTTCTCGCTCATCTGTCCACCTAACGGACAGTATGCCACGTATCGATAATAACGTTTCTGTCGGTTGACGTGAATGTCCACGAAACGGGTGGACTGGCCCGTGGCCACGAGATCGATCCGCGACGAAGCACCTATGCCGTCGGGCGGCAACGCCGAACTATGCAACTCGCCGTCCTGGGAGTCGGCGGCGCGGGCGGTCGGTTGGCGGCACGCCTCGCCGCCGCGGAGTCCGACGACCGGCCGTACGTCGACACAGTCGCCGCCTTCGACACCGACCCCGAAGCGATCGGCAGTCTCGACGTGCCACAGGAGCACCGCCACGCGTTCGGCACGACCTCGCGCTCGACCGGCGACGCCGACGCCGTCCGCGCGGCCGCCGAGGAGAACGCCCGCGAACTCAGCCACGCGGCCACCGATGCCGTCCCCTCGACGGCCGACGGCGTGCTCGTCGCCGTCGGCGTCGGCGGCGCGACCGGCGCGGGCGCCGCGCCGGTGCTGGTCGACACGCTCCGGGAGACGATCGAGCGCCCGGTGTACGCGCTGACCGTGCTGCCAGCCCCGGGCGAGGAAGGTGTCGTCGCGAATGCGCGTGCGGGCTTGCGCGGGCTCGAAGCGACAGTCGACGCCCAACTGCTGTTCGACAACGGGCGCCTCGACGCGCCCGAGGAACGCCCACCTGATGCGGAGGCCGCCGACGCGTACGATGCCGCGAACGGGACGATCGCGGAGTGGGTAGGTGCGCTGTTCGGCGCCGGCGAGGCGACCGACGCCGCCGCGGTGGGCGAGACGGTCGTCGACGCCAGCGAGATCATCGCCACGCTGGGCGAAGGCGGGTACACGACGCTAGGGTACTGGCGCCAGCAGGTCCGTGAGGAGCCCTCGTTCCTGGATCGCCTGCGATCGAAGACCGAGACACCCGACGAGATCGAGAGCTACAGCACGATCGAGACGGCGGTGCAGCGCTCGCTGTTCCGCCAGCGCTCGGCCGAGGCGGATCTCTCGCGGGCGACGCGGGCGCTACTGGTGACGATGGGGCCGCCCGAGTGGCTCAACCGCGAGGCGATCGCCGACGCCCGGCGCACGCTCGACGAGACGATCGGCGGCGGCGCGGTCCGTGGCGGCGACACGCCGATCGAGGGCGGACTCGATCTGACTGTGCTGTCGGTCTGTGCCGGGATGGACCGTCCCAAGCGGGTGGCGTCGCTGATCGAGGCGGGGATCGGACCGGCGGAGCGCGGCGACTAGCCGAGGACCGTGTAGCCAGCCGCCTCGATCGCCTCCGTGACGTCGTCGGGGTCGACCGATCCCTCGATCTCGACGGTGTCGGTCGCGTTGTCGGCCTCGACTGACTCCGCGCCGTCGAGCGCCGCGACCGCCGACTCGACGGTCTCCTCACAGCTGCCACACGCCATTCCTTCGACGGAGAGCGTCTCCCGTGCCATGCTCGATGGTTCGTGTGGTAGACCCGAGAACGTTTCGCCCGAGGCAGGCGGGGGTTTGCCGCCTCAGTCCCGGTCGGTCCAGAACTCGAAGCCGCGGCCGGGCGCGAACACGTCGAGCCCGACCGCGCGCTCGTCGGTCTCGTTCTCGACGCGGTGGGACTCCCAGGCGTCGAGATGGACGGAGTCGTTCTTCGACAGCGTCACCGACTCCTCTTCGGTGTGGACGGTGAGTTCACCCTCGAGACAGAGACAGACCTGCTCGTTCTCGTGGTCGTGCATCGGCGACGAGTGGCCCGGCGGCTTCTCGAACCACTCGAAAGTGAACCGATCGCTGCCGGCGAGGGCGCGGCGTTGCCAGCCCTCGTCGGGTTCGTACGTCTCGGCCTCGTCGAACGCCACGTACTCCATACCCGACCGGTGGGCGAGGGGCCACATTACCGTTCCGCGTGACGGTGAGAACCCCGCCCTCGCGAAATCGCCCGACTCGTTCACTTTCGCCGTATCCTTCACTTTCACTCCGGGGATGGCTCACTCCCTTTACCCTGCAGTGCCGACCGTGAAGTATGGCTACTCGAACGCGCACCACGACGCCGTTCGACGCGCTCGTCCGGGCGCTACGCCCGCGAACCCCCGACGTGTCGGTCCGGAAGCGGACCGCCGACCTGCTGTACGACGCCGACGTCGGCAACCGCACGCTGATCGGCGTGCTGGCGAGTGCGGACGAGGCGGTGTACTACTCGACGCGAACGCGCTGTGTCGCCGCAGTGCCGATCACGGACGTCGGCCCGGATCTGGGCAGCGCCCGCCCGCTGGGGCAGGCCGTCGACGATCCGACCCG
It encodes the following:
- a CDS encoding heavy-metal-associated domain-containing protein; amino-acid sequence: MARETLSVEGMACGSCEETVESAVAALDGAESVEADNATDTVEIEGSVDPDDVTEAIEAAGYTVLG
- a CDS encoding cupin domain-containing protein, with amino-acid sequence MEYVAFDEAETYEPDEGWQRRALAGSDRFTFEWFEKPPGHSSPMHDHENEQVCLCLEGELTVHTEEESVTLSKNDSVHLDAWESHRVENETDERAVGLDVFAPGRGFEFWTDRD